The genomic segment attatttgtgttatactacactttagtataacacatgaaacataatctttttttacttacacaaaactaggaaaacaaatatgaaagttgaagcctaataaggtaacataaatagatttttattaattactcaaatgtaattacaatatttagtctactagtctaggcttaagaaatcatattacaacataatttatgcccaattcagattcctttatcactaaatacaaaacaagaaatgtatacaaaaattagtgaaatacattcttccattctaaaggcctcaactacaaatgtcgtcaagaattgctccaaagaaatcatctcgaTATACCTGCACATAGTAAAagaaaaagtccttttattattaagaacataagacttaagctagtttccacctggaagaatataaagtttaaattaaatttgtaataactccaaaacttgacgaaacaatagggtatagcaagatgtactaccatgcaaaacaacgattgaagcaacaaaacatgcaacttaaaacaaggcttgtgaaatgtatcaagataacaaatatatcattctcaatgatcaaaaagtatgtgaggaagaattgattccagatctctaaattttgtcaatatatccccaaaaaaattaaagaataaaaacagaatcacactttgacttcttatacaataaaataaaaatgcacctGGAAACTTCTTTATCatctttaatataagatttaGCCCAATTTCTgcaataaaactaaaaataaagttaGAAAAAAGAACTCTttctaataaaaagaaagaagaatgtcaCTTGGAAACAAGATAATTCTTTGATAACCTTAACATTTAATGAATGAAACATACCCCTCTTTTGCTAACCATTTGTAAAATCCACAAGAAAGAGACAGTAGAGCTGGAATGCAAATCAAAGGAAGCAAAGCAGCAAGGAAATCAACCTTGGCAAGTTGATGCGGCAACTACCAAATCCCTTGCCATGGTTGGATACATAATTCCTCTTTTTATAGTTAAACTAGAAAAGCCAAATTTAATTTTGCTTGAGGAAGTTAAATGAGTTGTTCCTTATTCTTGGGATCCTGCATCATTGGCAAAGTGAGGAACTTTCATTTATTGTGGTGATTTATAAGactttagttcttagaaaaattgtTGATATGATGCACCATTCGAACAAGATGTGTATTATCAACTAAATTAATAAGATAGTATTTTGAAATAAACATGCGCTTCCTTATAATTTATCAGGTATTTCAATGCCTactttgataaataaataattaaaatgcaAATTTAAGAGCACTGAAAAACTCTGGTGTGTGAAATGGATATTTTGTGGGTGAAATGGATTGATTCCATTTATCTTAAGGGGCAGGATTTCTGGAGCTATAGAGTCCAACAGGATGTGAGTTGGTATTGGAAGAAGATATCCAATCTGAGAGATGTTTTTTCATCAAAAAGTTTGGAAAAGGCAGTCAAAAACAACAAGATCAGTGTGAGAACTCTTTACAACAGGTTGCTGAATTCAAATAAAGTGTATTTTGCAAATGTGGTCTGGTGTTTCTTAGCAGTGCCTAAACATAGATTTATTTTATGGCAAGCTGCTCTTGGACACTTGCTCACCCGAGACAAGCTACAGCTGTGCAAACTGAAATTATCATCATTACGGTGTCTGGTTTGTGAAGAGAAACAGGAATCACATTCACACTTGTTTTTTGCTTGTCCTTTTTCTCATCAGCTTAGATCTAAAATGGAGAATTGTCTGGGAAGGGATACTTGGCCGAGAAGGTATGAGGATTGGAACACTTGGATGTTGGGAAAGCCTAAGGGTCTGATGTAAAGAGTAGCTACTACAGCTTTGGCAGCTGCTGTTTATATGATTTGGAGACACAGGAACAAATGTCTATTTGATTTTAGCTCTTGGTCTGTTGATTTTGTTGATCAATTGATTAAGTATTATTTGAAAACTAGACTAACTAGGCTTCCTAAGCTGAAGGTCAAAAACAATGACTTAGCTGTTTTTGATTATTTGATTCAGATGTAATGTTTGTTGGCTGGCCGGTTTGGCTTTGCTTGGTGTGTATGTATTTTGATTGTTTCTAATATactcatattttcatcaaaaaCTCTGGTGTGTGCTGCTCAATAGAGCAATGGGGCTGTGACCCTAGTAATAGCCTATGCACCTTTTGCACTTTGAGATTTAGTAAGCACTTGCAAAATACAAACTGTATATGCCCCGTGCAAATTGATGAAGGAATGGCACCTTAAAATCACTTGTGCCACAACTTTTTTTATAAAGTATTTAAATGCCAGATTGCAggcattattttgtatttatcaCATTGAGGATATGTAAGGCAATTATCTTTGATGTTGAGAACAATTTGGTTAGGACAACAGAAACTGACAAGCATTCCACTGTTTTTTTCCCTTTCATTCTTCAGTTTTATTGAGAATTTTGACAGTATTTTGGTTACATCATTAGAAATGACAAGACAGAAAATTTGCATCAGACAAGAGGAAAAAGTCATACATAATTGATAACTCTAAAGTGTCTAAGAATCATTAGCATTTTTTTAACTAGAGAATACCACTATAATTATTTTTGTGGGATACACATTACTACAAAGAAAgcaaaaaatttagaaaacaaacatatttattgagttttgataatacttttttaatagcAGATTGCACATTGGAAATATATTAAGAGGCCACCCAAGGCCAAATGAATTAGTTAACTTACTTTCCGTGGGCAGTTTCTCCAGAAAGCATGACCACATCAGCACCTTCCCGTGAGCAAAGCTGAAATGCATTGTGGACTGATGAATGACTATACAAATTGCAGAAAATGGAAGAGTGATCACATTTAAAATAGCATACATTTCAGACTTAAGAGTAAATCAACTTGAAAGAAATTATATAGTTTTCTCCAAACTCACAGGATTAAGACCAAGCAGCTTTTGATTGGCTAGAGCTACAACCTAGAGAGAAGAAGGACAAATATAAatcaatgaaaaaaaaattcttactaAATCAGGAATAGTATAGGGATTACAAGTACTAAAATCTTACAGAAAACTCTTCATTTATTTCATAGTAATCAATCTGAGAAGCATCTAAACCAGCATTTGAAATAGCTTTTGGTATCACAAGGGCTGGAGCAGTTGTAAAGAATTTAGGTGCCTGCGAAGATAATCTTCTTTGAGCTATGTTTCAGCAACAGTAAAATAGAACTAGGAGGCCAATTCATTGGAGTACCTGAGTTGCATCAGCATAGCCCTTAATCTTTGCAATTACTTGCAATCCAAGTTAAAGTGCCTTCTCTCCACTCACTAGGACTAATGCAACTGCACCATCACTATTCATGATAAAAACCAAACCATATTAAGGCAAGTTAAaatctgaaaccctagtcacacacacataaaaataagaaaaaggcTGCCCACAGAAAATAAGCCAGTTTTCTTGTAGCATAAACTACAATAAGTGTTGCACACCAGTTGCTTAAATGTACAAGAAAGTAAATGAGTATTTAGATAGTACAAGCCTCTAAACAGAAGGCATAGGAAACAATATATCTGATTGCATTACCACACTAAGTTAATAAAATTTTTTTTAGCATTGGCGGCGGGGGGAAAGAGAGAGGTGGGAACCTTATGATTGAAGCATTTCCAGCAGTAACAGAGCCCTCGTTCTGCTTGAAACTTGGTCTTAGCTTTCTTAATTTTGTAGCATCAAACTATGAAGAAagacaaaaacaaattaaaagtACTGAAGCAAGTATTGAAAAATCTGACTTAAAATCTACTTTTAACTAGAAAACCTTACTATGacataaatattaataattatacaaGTTCACAAAATTTAGTATATACCATTTAGTATCAAGATAACCCAcatccatatttttttttttaaaatggaccTCATAAAATCCTAGTACCTTAGAAGCAATCAAGCCAATAAATTGCACTGGTAGAAACTTCTAATTATGGAacaaactaaaatatataaaaatgccAAAACTTACATTCTGCTTTTATCTATGACAGTAACCACATCAATTACtcacaaaaatataaagtataaacCCACTGCTCAATTCTATATTATCTATTACAGCATTCAATCTTCTCAATAATAACTATTTCAGCTTTCAATCAATTCgataataacaaagaaaaagttGAATACAAAGAAAGAAGAGAGCTGACAGAACCTGTTGGAGGAGTCCCTTCATGCGCCGTTGCAATTGGTCCGAATATAAGCGGATTTACAGAAACATAGATAACAAAATTTAAAGCATTAAAGAGATCTGCCTTTGACCAAACACCTTAACT from the Humulus lupulus chromosome X, drHumLupu1.1, whole genome shotgun sequence genome contains:
- the LOC133805929 gene encoding acetyl-CoA acetyltransferase-like → MPGSAKIRNSSEAADNFKNDSDKEDEYRQRILGHSRINFFLWANVNEVIVGSGCPNLLRKAINSAKRLRAYVRLDEGDFAHKDCIQEWCNKKGNTTCEICLHFDATKLRKLRPSFKQNEGSVTAGNASIISCISPSEWREGTLTWIATQRRLSSQAPKFFTTAPALVIPKAISNAGLDASQIDYYEINEEFSVVALANQKLLGLNPLCSREGADVVMLSGETAHGK